A region of Haliotis asinina isolate JCU_RB_2024 chromosome 7, JCU_Hal_asi_v2, whole genome shotgun sequence DNA encodes the following proteins:
- the LOC137290818 gene encoding 3-hydroxyacyl-thioester dehydratase X-like has translation MAALVVVVGVLILMLTVFLLSYALFLSEKVEYTFDNKPSFQKIILRSVFGIVARKQGRLYIKKNGASVSSAQDTPTQAGKSHERTPANPLHKVSVTNCRMDVESLEAYKKISCVKTNDAVPICYPETLFIRLLAFLATSLKAGLGPLGLIHIKQTITQHRPLDDLLDGGFDLHARAVRYVEVEKGIEGYAECKVTDCHNFCVWEGMVTVLSRSPRAQKSGTSRNTQRTATTETIDDNLLGECLLPAPLDTGVRYARATKDWNPHHIYPWTARLLGYRAPIAHGMWTLARTLDELFGNDNVKRSYPIHVDATFKRPLFMPGVAKIQYGKDKMDRSQLWFKCSEQSSGAPLVIGTVQMGK, from the exons ATGGCCGCACTCGTGGTTGTGGTCGGCGTGTTGATACTAATGCTCACAGTCTTTCTCTTAAGTTATGCACTATTTTTAAGTGAAAAGGTTGAATATACATTTGATAACAAACCTTCCTTCCAAAAGATAATATTGAGGAGTGTTTTTGGAATTGTCGCACGAAAACAAGGACGTTTATACATAAAGAAGAACGGTGCAAGTGTGTCGTCTGCTCAAGACACGCCCACTCAAGCCGGAAAGTCACACGAAAGGACACCAGCTAACCCTTTGCATAAAGTGTCAGTTACAAATTGCAG AATGGATGTAGAGTCCTTAGAAGCATACAAGAAGATATCCTGTGTAAAGACAAATGATGCTGTTCCTATCTGCTATCCTGAAACTTTATTTATACGATTATTAGCATTTCTTGCAACCTCTTTGAAAGCTGGCCTGGGTCCATTAG GTCTGATTCACATTAAGCAGACAATAACTCAGCACCGCCCTTTGGATGATCTGCTGGATGGTGGATTCGACCTCCATGCAAGAGCAGTTCGCTATGTGGAAGTAGAGAAAGGGATTGAAGGATATGCTGAATGTAAAGTTACTGACTGTCACAACTTTTGTGTGTGGGAAGGTATGGTCACAGTGTTGTCCAGGAGTCCAAGAGCACAGAAAAGTGGGACATCAAGAAACACTCAGAGAACTGCTACAACTGAAACTATTG ATGATAACCTGCTTGGGGAGTGCCTCCTTCCAGCTCCCCTAGACACAGGTGTGCGATATGCAAGAGCAACAAAAGACTGGAACCCTCACCACATATACCCCTGGACGGCCAGATTGCTGGGTTACAGGGCACCAATAGCACATGGAATGTGGACTCTGGCTAGAACACTTGATGAACTCTTTGGGAATG ACAATGTGAAGAGATCCTATCCCATTCATGTTGATGCCACCTTCAAACGTCCTCTTTTCATGCCTGGCGTAGCGAAGATACAGTATGGTAAAGACAAAATGGATAGGTCACAACTGTGGTTTAAATGCAGTGAGCAGTCTTCAGGAGCTCCCCTTGTTATAGGTACTGTGCAGATGGGGAAGTAG